A stretch of Miscanthus floridulus cultivar M001 chromosome 13, ASM1932011v1, whole genome shotgun sequence DNA encodes these proteins:
- the LOC136501371 gene encoding methionine aminopeptidase 2B-like encodes MAAVDATTKEMEALHVGQNDETKENLIREDKAANNNHSVLAAQSSPPEDDDDEAQADGPSQDGAPEAVKKKRKKNKSKKKKDPLQQTDPPSIPVDELFPSGEFPEGEIQQYKDDNLWRTTSEEKRELERLQKPMYNSIRRAAEVHRQVRKYMRSIIKPGMLMIDLCETLENMVRKLIKENGLQAGIAFPTGCSLNWVAAHWTPNAGDKTVLQYDDVMKLDFGTHIDGYIVDCAFTVAFNPMFDPLLQATRDATNTGIKEAGIDARLGDVGAAIQEVMESYEVEINGKVFQVKSVRNLNGHSIGPYQIHAGKSVPIVKGGEQTKMEEGEFYAIETFGSTGKGFVREDLECSHYMKNFDVGHVPLRLAKAKQLLGVINNNFGTLAFCRRYLDRLGETKYLMALKNLCDNGIVQPYPPLCDVRGSYVSQFEHTILLRPTCKEVISRGDDY; translated from the exons ATGGCTGCGGTTGATGCAACAACCAAGGAGATGGAGGCACTGCATGTTGGACAAAATGATGAAACAAAA gaGAATCTTATTAGAGAAGACAAAGCTGCAAACAACAATCATTCTGTTCTTGCAGCTCAGTCCTCACCACCagaggatgatgacgatgaagCACAAGCTGACGGTCCATCTCAAGATGGAGCACCAG AAGCtgtaaagaagaaaaggaagaaaaACAAATCCAA AAAGAAGAAGGACCCCCTTCAACAGACAGATCCTCCATCAATACCTGTCGATGAGCTTTTCCCTTCAGGAGAATTTCCTGAGGGTGAAATCCAACAATATAAGGATGA TAATTTGTGGAGAACGACTAGTGAGGAAAAGAGGGAGCTGGAACGACTGCAAAAGCCAATGTACAACTCTATTCGCCGAGCAGCAGAAGTTCATAGACAG GTACGGAAATATATGAGGAGCATCATAAAGCCTGGAATGTTAATGATTGATCTATGTGAGACGTTGGAAAACATGGTCCGGAAACTTATCAAGGAGAATGGACTGCAAGCTGGCATTGCCTTTCCAACTGGATGCTCCTTGAATTG GGTTGCAGCTCACTGGACTCCAAATGCGGGTGACAAAACTGTGCTACAATATGATGATGTGATGAAGCTGGATTTTGGAACACATATAGATG GGTACATTGTTGATTGTGCATTTACTGTTGCATTCAATCCTATGTTCGATCCATTGCTTCAAGCAACGAGAGATGCCACAAATACAGGGATCAAG GAAGCTGGAATAGATGCACggcttggtgatgttggtgctGCAATCCAAGAAGTTATGGAGTCATACGAGGTTGAAATCAATGGGAAAGTTTTCCAAG TTAAAAGTGTTCGGAACCTCAATGGACATAGCATTGGGCCATATCAAATCCATGCTGGGAAATCAGTTCCAATAGTGAAAGGTGGAGAACAAACAAAAATGGAGGAAGGGGAGTTTTATGCCATTGAAACTTTTGGATCTACGG GAAAGGGATTTGTCAGGGAGGACTTGGAATGCAGTCATTACATGAAGAACTTTGATGTTGGACATGTGCCATTGCGGTTAGCAAAGGCCAAGCAACTACTTGGGGTCATCAACAACAACTTTGGAACGCTTGCCTTTTGCCGCCGGTACTTGGACCGCCTTGGTGAGACCAAGTATCTCATGGCTCTGAAAAATCTATGTGATAATGGCATCGTTCAG ccGTATCCTCCCCTGTGTGATGTGAGAGGGAGCTACGTCTCTCAGTTTGAGCACACCATCCTACTCCGGCCAACCTGCAAAGAGGTCATTTCCAGAGGCGATGATTACTGA
- the LOC136501995 gene encoding probable L-type lectin-domain containing receptor kinase S.5: MAPAACSGGGRGRSPLSPLLGCLVIFSLLCTVCRAQYPGQLQPLPALEVATYNYTSFQEGNSREQRELAFSREARIYQGAIQVSPDTGNVGSYQDIMVNKSGSVLLQRRFTMWRRVDVDGGGNGNGSATAPRVQVMSFNSTFSMNVFHLPDSSPRPGEGLTFVVAPSRDEPPPGSYGGYLGLTNATLESSPAARNRFVAVEFDTTKQDYDPSDNHVGLNVGSVVSFKTANLTAFRIATDSASPRNYTAWVEYDGAARHVSVYMAVRGEPKPASPVLDSPLDLSEHVPEQAYIGFTASTGTDFELNCILDWTLSIEVIPEKKSTTWVVIVAVVVPVTVVAVGVAAFFLARKLRARRSMERRQERLEQQLSNLPGMPRGFAYDKLKKATRNFDERLRLGKGGYGMVYKGVLPADEALPEGMDVAVKRFIRDDGKDVTDFLQEVDIINRLRHKNIVPLIGWCYKKGQLLLVYEFMPNGSLEQHLFRRGVHEQRWPVLSWARRYAIVGDVAAGLHYVHHEYTRMVLHRDVKASNVLLDASFRARLGDFGLARVLDDDREAFTDLQVNGTRGFIAPEYSVGHKASRETDVFAFGALVLEVVTGQLALRAGDPRCPLLSDWVWQMHGRGALLGAVDQSLGADEFDHDEAARLLLLALACSSPNPGDRPTMPQVLQVLTKAAPPPEVPPFKPRFVWPPEGGANFQLSDVEVTTSGTGTDDGVSTRATQSTSYESFQRHTAPNSSDSYFPALSSGR, encoded by the exons ATGGCGCCTGCTGCATGCAGCGGCGGCGGACGTGGTCGCTCTCCTCTGTCGCCTCTGCTGGGCTGCCTCGTCATCTTCTCGCTGCTCTGCACCGTCTGCCGCGCGCAGTACCCGGGGCAGCTGCAGCCGCTGCCGGCGCTGGAGGTGGCGACCTACAACTACACGTCGTTCCAGGAGGGCAACTCGCGGGAGCAGCGGGAGCTGGCGTTCAGCAGGGAGGCCCGCATCTACCAGGGCGCGATCCAGGTCTCCCCGGACACCGGCAACGTCGGCAGCTACCAGGACATCATGGTCAACAAGTCCGGCTCCGTGCTCCTCCAGCGCCGGTTTACCATGTGGCGCCGAGTCGacgtcgacggcggcggcaatggcaatGGCAGTGCCACGGCCCCGCGCGTCCAGGTCATGTCGTTCAACAGCACCTTCTCCATGAACGTGTTCCACCTCCCGGACTCGTCGCCGCGGCCCGGCGAGGGGCTCACCTTCGTCGTCGCGCCGTCCCGCGACGAGCCGCCCCCGGGCAGCTACGGCGGCTACCTCGGCCTCACCAACGCAACGCTGGAATCCAGCCCGGCGGCGAGGAACCGCTTCGTGGCCGTCGAGTTCGACACCACGAAGCAGGACTACGACCCCAGCGACAACCACGTCGGTCTCAACGTCGGCTCCGTCGTGTCCTTCAAGACGGCGAACCTGACGGCGTTCCGCATCGCCACGGACAGCGCCAGCCCCCGCAACTACACGGCCTGGGTCGAGTACGACGGCGCGGCGCGGCACGTGTCCGTGTACATGGCCGTCCGGGGCGAGCCGAAGCCGGCGTCCCCGGTGCTGGACTCGCCGCTGGACCTCAGCGAGCACGTCCCGGAGCAGGCCTACATCGGCTTCACAGCGTCCACCGGCACCGACTTCGAGCTCAACTGCATCCTCGACTGGACCCTGTCGATCGAggtgattccggagaagaagagcaCGACGTGGGTCGtcatcgtcgccgtcgtcgtgccGGTGACCGTCGTCGCGGTCGGCGTCGCCGCCTTCTTCCTCGCCAGGAAGCTGCGCGCGAGGCGGTCCATGGAGAGGCGGCAAGAGCGGCTGGAGCAGCAGCTCAGCAACCTCCCCGGGATGCCCAGGGGGTTCGCGTACGACAAGCTCAAGAAGGCCACCAGGAACTTCGACGAGCGGCTCCGGCTGGGGAAAGGTGGGTACGGCATGGTCTACAAGGGCGTGCTCCCCGCCGACGAGGCCCTGCCGGAGGGGATGGACGTGGCGGTGAAGAGGTTCATCCGGGACGATGGTAAGGACGTCACCGACTTCCTCCAGGAGGTCGACATCATCAACCGGCTGCGCCACAAGAACATCGTCCCCCTCATCG GTTGGTGCTACAAGAAAGGGCAGTTGCTGCTGGTGTACGAGTTCATGCCCAACGGCAGCCTGGAGCAGCACCTGTTCCGGCGCGGCGTCCACGAGCAGCGGTGGCCCGTGCTGAGTTGGGCGAGGCGGTACGCCATCGTGGGCGACGTCGCGGCGGGGCTCCACTACGTGCACCACGAGTACACCCGCATGGTGCTGCACCGCGACGTCAAGGCCAGCAACGTGCTGCTGGACGCGTCCTTCCGCGCGCGGCTGGGCGACTTCGGCCTGGCGCGCGTGCTCGACGACGACCGCGAGGCCTTCACCGACCTCCAAGTCAACGGCACGCGGGGGTTCATCGCGCCCGAGTACTCCGTCGGCCACAAGGCGTCGCGCGAGACGGACGTGTTCGCGTTCGGCGCCCTCGTGCTGGAGGTGGTCACGGGGCAGCTCGCGCTGCGCGCCGGCGACCCCCGGTGCCCGCTGCTGTCGGACTGGGTGTGGCAGATGCACGGCCGCGGCGCGCTGCTTGGTGCCGTGGACCAGAGCCTCGGCGCCGACGAGTTCGACCACGACGAGGCCGCCCGTCTGCTGCTCCTCGCCCTGGCGTGCAGCAGCCCCAACCCGGGCGACCGGCCCACCATGCCGCAGGTGCTGCAGGTCCTAACCaaggccgcgccgccgcccgaGGTGCCGCCGTTCAAGCCCCGGTTCGTGTGGCCGCCCGAGGGGGGAGCGAATTTCCAGCTGAGCGATGTCGAGGTGACCACGAGTGGCACCGGCACCGACGACGGCGTGTCGACGCGGGCCACGCAGAGCACCTCCTACGAAAGCTTCCAGCGGCACACCGCGCCAAACAGCAGCGACAGTTACTTCCCAGCCCTCTCCTCCGGCCGTTGA
- the LOC136500194 gene encoding uncharacterized protein has protein sequence MSVVLDIGLKFSSTGLETATADSDPRDFLAATLRQFAPTWLLQGDAATGKEKPRARDDPARWRRRSAWLLRATREVQNSSKFISTSRIKKDSVFCFICYLFKKGSGSDAFVVDGWDNWNIGNAALIKHSGSKVHKAAQERYIGFINPKVAIDYHIDKWTDEELRLYKKRLTYSLRCIKFLLFQGLAFRGNDESEESSNRGNFIELLKFLAGNSDEVNKYVLNNAPADESSDISHKEQLALCLRFVDKLGRPCEHFIGVVHVDDTTSLSLKEAIKGLLDSNGLSMTRIRGQGYDGASNMKVLVVVAKGNTDCKTFFDQVSILLNIVGVSCKRHAFSPSKSFASFDAQKLRRLAEFYPNDFSNNNLVQLELQLDNYIDDMKRTECFQGLDNIVDLSVKLIDTNRHKVYDMVYLLLKLVLLLPVATASVERVFSALVIVKTKSRNKLGDIVLDDCLQTFIERDIFFQVDEDDIIETFMSLRKRRINK, from the exons ATGTCTGTGGTTCTTGATATT GGCCTAAAATTCTCAAGTACGGGCCTGGAGACGGCGACGGCCGACAGCGATCCGCGGGATTTCCTGGCCGCGACTCTGCGACAATTTGCTCCTACCTGGCTCCTTCAGGGCGACGCCGCGACGGGAAAGGAGAAGCCGCGAGCCCGCGACGATCCGGCGAGGTGGCGACGTCGATCTGCTTGGCTCCTCAGGGCGACGCGCGAGGTCCAGAACTCCAGCAAGTTCATCAGCACCAGTCG TATCAAGAAGGATTCTGTATTTTGCTTTATATGCTACTTGTTCAAGAAGGGCAGTGGGTCAGATGCATTTGTTGTTGATGGATGGGATAATTGGAATATAGGAAACGCCGCACTCATCAAACATAGTGGTTCTAAGGTACACAAAGCAGCTCAGGAGAGGTATATTGGTTTTATAAATCCCAAGGTAGCAATTGattatcacattgacaagtggacTGATGAGGAGCTTCGTCTTTACAAGAAAAGATTGACATATTCACTTAGatgtatcaagtttcttttgTTTCAAGGATTGGCATTCCGTGGAaatgatgaaagtgaagagtctagcaacagaggcaacttcattgaacttttgaAGTTTCTTGCAGGAAATAGTGATGAAGTGAACAAGTATGTCTTGAACAATGCACCAG CCGATGAGTCTAGTGACatatcacataaagaacaactagctctttgcttgcgttttgttgataaacttggaaggccatgtgagcacttcattggagttgttcatgtagatgatactacgTCTTTGTCACTTAAGGAAGCAATCAAAGGTTTACTTGATAGTAATGGATTGAGTATGACTCGGATTAGAGGTCAAGGTTATGATGGAGCTAGCAATATGAAAG tTCTTGTAGTTGTTGCCAAGGGAAATACTGATTGCAAGACCTTTTTTGATCAAGTATCTATCTTGTTGAACATTGTTGGGGTTTCTTGCAAGCGTCATG CCTTTAGTCCTTCCAAGTCCTTTGCTTCATTTGATGCACAGAAGCTGCGTAGATTGGCTGAATTTTATCCTAATGACTTCTCCAACAACAATTTGGTACAGCTAGAATTGCAACttgataattatattgatgacatgaAACGAACTGAATGCTTCCAAGGTCTagacaatattgttgatctctcagttaagcttaTTGATACAAATAGGCACAAAGTGTATGATATGGTGTACTTGCTTCTCAAATTGGTATTGCTTTTACCGGTGGCAACTGCGAGcgttgaaagggtattttctgcatTGGTTATAGTGAAAACAAAATCAAGGAATAAGCTAGGTGATATTGTTCTGGATGATTGTCTACAAACATTTattgagcgggatattttctttcaagttgatgaagatgatataattgAGACATTCATGTCATTGAGAAAGCGACGGATCAACAAGTAA